A section of the Candidatus Legionella polyplacis genome encodes:
- a CDS encoding RnfH family protein: MLNIELIYVNYDFTWFHFKLFLPFRSTVKDALYKTNIISLCPNLVGKIIGIFSEQVSLETFLNNGDRIEIYESLLVDPKEIRRNRIKNSVK, encoded by the coding sequence ATGTTAAATATTGAATTAATTTATGTTAATTATGATTTTACATGGTTTCATTTCAAGTTATTTTTACCGTTTCGTTCTACGGTTAAAGATGCTTTGTATAAAACAAATATTATTTCTTTATGTCCTAATCTTGTTGGGAAAATTATTGGAATTTTTTCAGAACAAGTTTCTTTAGAAACATTTTTAAATAATGGGGATCGTATTGAAATTTATGAATCTCTTTTAGTTGATCCAAAAGAGATACGTAGGAATAGAATTAAAAATAGTGTTAAATAG
- a CDS encoding COX15/CtaA family protein, with protein MINNNFFYIKNFLIKIKIIRILICFLLFLSIVVILLGSYTRLSNSGLGCPDWPFCYGNWVYLKSKLSYLSVLDTKKANIEITHRYAASILGVFIIILDFLLFFFRSCFVRFPYKLFFSLLFLLLLQIELGKLTIVLKLFPIIVVGHFIVGILIFSLLFYFMLFLYPRANINFYPQWKIWIKIGILIVFIQIILGVWVSSNYSGISCVDFPKCNGVWIPKLYFSYIFNMFHLVNKNYQGGIFNVEIRSAIQEMHRLGSVFTLIYLLILCISFMKYVEENGLKIIIFIVLLIVIFQCILGVINVIYFLPLWVSMIHTFMAILLFSILIFLLFLTQRRKHYCLLKGI; from the coding sequence TTGATTAATAATAATTTTTTTTATATTAAAAATTTTTTAATAAAAATTAAAATAATAAGAATTTTAATATGTTTTTTATTATTTTTATCTATAGTAGTAATTTTATTAGGATCATATACTCGTTTAAGTAATTCAGGTTTGGGTTGCCCAGATTGGCCATTTTGTTATGGAAATTGGGTTTACTTAAAAAGTAAATTAAGCTATTTATCTGTATTAGATACTAAGAAGGCAAATATAGAGATTACCCATAGGTATGCTGCTAGTATTTTAGGGGTTTTTATTATTATTTTAGATTTTTTATTATTTTTTTTCAGATCATGTTTTGTTAGGTTTCCTTATAAATTGTTTTTTAGTTTGTTATTTTTATTATTGTTACAAATAGAATTGGGAAAATTAACGATTGTTTTGAAATTATTTCCAATTATAGTAGTTGGACATTTTATAGTAGGTATTTTGATTTTTTCACTTTTATTTTATTTTATGTTGTTTTTATATCCGAGAGCCAATATAAATTTTTATCCTCAATGGAAAATATGGATTAAGATTGGTATATTGATTGTTTTTATACAAATTATTTTAGGTGTATGGGTTAGTTCGAATTATTCAGGAATTTCTTGTGTTGATTTTCCAAAGTGTAATGGTGTTTGGATTCCTAAGTTGTATTTTTCTTACATTTTTAATATGTTTCATTTGGTTAACAAAAATTATCAAGGAGGGATTTTTAATGTTGAAATTCGTTCTGCTATACAGGAAATGCATCGTTTAGGTTCGGTTTTTACATTAATTTATTTATTAATTTTATGTATTAGTTTTATGAAATATGTTGAAGAAAATGGATTGAAAATTATTATTTTTATTGTTTTATTGATAGTTATTTTTCAATGTATTTTAGGGGTTATTAATGTTATTTATTTTTTACCGTTATGGGTTTCTATGATTCATACTTTTATGGCAATTTTATTGTTTTCTATATTAATATTTTTATTGTTTTTAACACAAAGGAGAAAGCATTATTGTTTATTGAAAGGTATATAA
- the guaB gene encoding IMP dehydrogenase: MLDFNMQAEALTFDDVLLVPSYSDILPKEVILKTRLTNELSLNLPFLSAAMDTVTESRLAIALAQEGGIGIIHRNMSIYSQSEEVKKVKKFESGIVRNPIVVNSDITVKELLEVMNNYNVSGFPVVEDGKLVGIVTSRDIRFETNLSLLVQNVMTPKERLVTVNENDDREKIIRLLHKNRIEKLLVVNNSFDLCGLITVKDIQNAKRNPFACKDNSGQLCVGAAIGVSMKDTEDRVYSLVDSGVDVLVIDTAHGHTKRVIDIIRWIKKKFSVQVVGGNVVTPEAAFTLVKAGVDAVKVGIGPGSICTTRIVTGVGMPQITAILSIFKKLKGEVPIIADGGIRYSGDICKALAAGADSVMLGGIFAGTEESAGNTEFYRGRAYKSYRGMGSLGVMSGITRYSDRYFLDNEENSDSIVPEGIEGRVPYKGVLHSVVIQLIGGLKSCMGYLGCIDIKMLHEKSKFVKITHSGMRESHVHDVNIVKQAPNYQID; this comes from the coding sequence ATGTTAGATTTTAATATGCAAGCAGAAGCTTTGACTTTTGATGATGTGTTGTTAGTTCCATCATATTCAGATATTCTTCCTAAAGAGGTTATTTTAAAAACTCGATTAACAAATGAATTATCTTTAAATTTACCATTTCTTTCTGCTGCAATGGATACGGTCACAGAATCTAGATTAGCTATAGCATTGGCGCAAGAAGGAGGTATTGGAATAATACATAGAAATATGAGTATTTATTCTCAATCTGAAGAGGTAAAAAAAGTAAAGAAATTTGAAAGTGGGATAGTACGAAATCCTATAGTTGTTAATTCGGATATTACAGTTAAAGAATTATTAGAAGTAATGAATAACTATAATGTTTCAGGTTTTCCTGTGGTTGAAGATGGTAAATTAGTTGGGATTGTAACTAGTAGAGATATTCGTTTTGAAACTAATTTATCATTATTAGTTCAGAATGTTATGACTCCTAAAGAGCGTTTAGTTACTGTTAATGAAAATGATGATAGAGAAAAAATTATTAGACTTTTACATAAAAATCGTATAGAAAAATTATTAGTGGTAAATAATTCTTTTGATTTATGTGGATTAATTACTGTTAAAGATATACAAAATGCTAAGAGAAATCCCTTTGCTTGTAAGGATAATTCTGGACAATTATGTGTAGGTGCTGCTATTGGTGTTAGTATGAAGGATACTGAAGACAGAGTTTATTCTTTGGTAGATTCTGGAGTAGATGTATTGGTTATAGACACGGCTCATGGTCATACAAAAAGAGTTATAGATATTATAAGATGGATTAAAAAAAAATTTTCTGTACAGGTAGTTGGTGGGAATGTAGTTACTCCTGAAGCTGCTTTTACTTTAGTAAAAGCAGGTGTTGATGCGGTGAAAGTTGGAATAGGACCTGGATCTATTTGTACTACTCGTATTGTTACTGGAGTTGGAATGCCACAAATTACAGCTATATTAAGTATTTTTAAAAAGTTAAAAGGAGAAGTTCCTATAATAGCTGATGGAGGGATTAGATATTCTGGTGATATATGTAAGGCTTTGGCTGCTGGGGCAGATTCTGTAATGTTAGGTGGAATATTTGCTGGAACTGAAGAATCTGCTGGTAATACTGAATTTTATAGAGGTAGAGCCTATAAAAGTTATAGGGGTATGGGTTCTTTAGGTGTTATGTCTGGAATTACCAGATATTCCGATCGTTATTTTTTAGATAATGAAGAGAATTCAGATAGTATAGTTCCTGAAGGGATTGAGGGAAGAGTTCCTTATAAAGGTGTATTGCATTCTGTTGTTATACAGTTAATAGGTGGATTAAAATCTTGTATGGGATATTTGGGTTGTATAGACATAAAAATGTTACATGAAAAATCAAAATTTGTTAAAATTACTCATTCTGGAATGAGAGAATCACATGTTCATGATGTTAATATAGTTAAACAAGCTCCAAATTATCAAATTGATTAA
- the ruvX gene encoding Holliday junction resolvase RuvX codes for MNRFYEIFLGFDFGYKRIGLAVGQRVTCSANPLPTLQSVNGVPDWNSIKKIISIWNPNALILGLPICIDSREQHITVATRIFADQLRDRFLKSVYFIDERLSTVEARDRLFKSGGYRKVMSSPIDSFSACIFLEDWLRKY; via the coding sequence ATGAATAGATTTTATGAAATTTTTTTAGGATTTGATTTTGGATATAAACGTATAGGTTTAGCAGTTGGACAAAGAGTAACATGTAGTGCAAATCCTTTGCCTACATTACAATCTGTTAATGGTGTACCAGATTGGAATTCCATTAAAAAAATTATTAGTATTTGGAATCCAAATGCTTTAATATTAGGTTTACCAATTTGTATTGATAGTAGAGAACAACATATTACAGTTGCTACTCGAATTTTTGCTGATCAACTTAGAGATAGATTTTTAAAATCAGTTTATTTTATAGATGAACGTTTATCTACTGTTGAGGCACGTGATAGATTATTTAAAAGTGGGGGTTATCGTAAAGTTATGTCTTCTCCTATTGATAGTTTTTCTGCTTGTATTTTTTTAGAAGATTGGTTAAGAAAATATTAA
- the minD gene encoding septum site-determining protein MinD: MAKIIVITSGKGGVGKTTTSASIATGIALYGYKTIVIDFDIGLRNLDLIMGCERRVIYDFINVINGEVTLNQAIIKDKRIANLFILPTSQTKDKESLTFNGVEKVLSDLSNEFDYIICDSPAGIETGALMAMYFSDYAIVVINPEISSIRDADRILGLLSSKTKRAIENKNPIQEYLLITRYDQKRVTKGEMLSISDIKEILGIPIIGIIPESKSILQSSNTGIPIILNKKSNASIAYQDTVDRFFGKNKPFKFIKNKKRGILYRLFGKIGIY, encoded by the coding sequence TTGGCTAAAATAATTGTAATTACTTCAGGAAAAGGTGGAGTTGGTAAAACTACAACATCTGCATCAATAGCTACAGGAATAGCATTATACGGATATAAAACTATAGTTATTGACTTTGATATTGGACTAAGAAATCTTGATCTCATAATGGGATGTGAAAGAAGAGTCATATATGATTTCATTAACGTAATTAATGGCGAAGTCACACTTAATCAAGCTATTATAAAAGATAAAAGAATAGCAAATTTATTCATATTGCCAACCTCACAAACAAAAGATAAAGAATCGTTAACATTTAACGGAGTAGAAAAAGTACTAAGTGACCTTTCTAACGAATTTGACTATATAATATGTGATTCTCCAGCAGGAATAGAAACAGGAGCTTTAATGGCAATGTACTTTTCTGATTACGCAATTGTAGTTATTAATCCAGAAATTTCTTCTATACGAGATGCTGATAGAATATTAGGATTATTATCAAGTAAAACTAAAAGAGCAATTGAAAATAAAAATCCTATACAGGAATACTTACTAATAACAAGATACGATCAAAAACGCGTAACAAAAGGGGAAATGCTATCGATTTCCGATATAAAAGAAATATTAGGTATACCAATTATAGGAATAATACCAGAATCTAAAAGTATTCTACAATCTTCTAACACAGGAATTCCAATTATTTTAAATAAAAAAAGTAATGCAAGTATCGCTTATCAAGATACAGTAGATAGATTTTTTGGAAAAAACAAACCATTTAAATTTATCAAAAATAAAAAAAGAGGAATACTATATCGTCTATTTGGAAAAATAGGAATATATTAA
- a CDS encoding type II toxin-antitoxin system RatA family toxin, whose protein sequence is MFYIKKTCVVPFSCEQMFMLVNDVEKYDEFLPYCSESLVHYQNNNELKATLVISVLGQQRSFTTYNYLFLNKMIIINLISGPFNYLRGFWYFDRKKNVNCKISFSLSCKIIERKIKYFPIQFILYKFSNRIVDAFYKRAKDLYVKY, encoded by the coding sequence ATGTTTTATATAAAAAAAACTTGTGTTGTTCCATTTAGTTGTGAACAAATGTTTATGTTAGTTAATGATGTTGAAAAATATGATGAATTTTTACCATATTGTTCTGAAAGTTTAGTGCATTATCAAAATAATAATGAATTGAAAGCTACATTAGTTATTTCTGTATTGGGACAACAAAGATCATTCACTACATATAATTATTTGTTTTTAAATAAAATGATTATAATTAATTTAATTAGTGGTCCATTTAATTATTTACGTGGATTTTGGTATTTTGATAGAAAAAAAAATGTTAATTGTAAGATATCTTTTAGTTTAAGTTGCAAAATTATCGAGAGGAAAATAAAGTATTTTCCTATTCAGTTTATTTTATATAAATTTTCTAATAGAATTGTGGATGCTTTTTATAAAAGAGCTAAGGATTTGTATGTTAAATATTGA
- the tadA gene encoding tRNA adenosine(34) deaminase TadA, protein MYRKNDFFWMKKAYNFALIAKNQGEVPVGSVITTLEQTLVGYGWNQVLQKCDPCAHAEMNAIRLAALNLKNYKLLDTMIYTTLEPCYMCAGAIIQSRIGRIVFSLRNIKNGACGSICNLFNSNLLNYKVKIDEGILELECSKLLKDFFDECRKL, encoded by the coding sequence GTGTATCGTAAAAATGATTTTTTTTGGATGAAGAAGGCATATAACTTTGCTTTAATTGCAAAGAATCAGGGTGAAGTTCCAGTTGGTTCTGTAATAACAACGTTAGAACAAACATTAGTTGGTTATGGTTGGAATCAGGTTTTACAAAAATGTGATCCGTGTGCTCATGCTGAAATGAATGCAATTCGTTTGGCTGCTTTAAATTTAAAAAATTATAAATTATTAGATACTATGATATATACTACTTTAGAGCCTTGTTATATGTGTGCTGGAGCAATAATTCAATCTAGAATAGGTAGGATAGTTTTTTCATTGAGAAATATTAAAAATGGTGCTTGTGGTTCAATATGTAATTTATTTAATAGTAATTTATTGAATTATAAAGTTAAAATTGATGAAGGAATTTTAGAGTTAGAGTGTTCGAAGTTGTTAAAAGACTTTTTTGACGAATGTAGAAAATTATAA
- a CDS encoding SURF1 family cytochrome oxidase biogenesis protein translates to MFFKIFINVIYLLIFLILISLGLFQFHKANEKREFLKKSYLFNKNSYLKEWTVNMNFPYNLEKIIIKGKYLKNFLLLDNQYCHHNFGYRFFVPLLLLNGKLVLVDNGWISYSNFNIEKTRKEKLLSVINDFHNVIGYVYYPIKNYWLLGKFLEKRHGIFFVESLDLQELGKFLKKRIYPFILLLDYQKKHNCFYEEKIDSMSFFLKNYIYAFQWFFLSIIFIVFYLKK, encoded by the coding sequence ATGTTTTTTAAAATTTTTATTAATGTAATATATTTGTTAATATTTTTAATATTAATTAGTTTGGGGTTATTTCAATTTCATAAGGCGAATGAGAAAAGAGAATTTTTAAAAAAAAGTTATTTATTTAATAAAAATAGTTATCTAAAAGAATGGACTGTTAATATGAATTTTCCGTATAATTTAGAAAAGATTATTATTAAAGGTAAATACTTGAAAAATTTTTTGCTTTTAGATAATCAGTACTGTCATCACAATTTTGGATATCGTTTTTTTGTTCCTTTATTGTTGTTAAATGGAAAATTAGTACTAGTTGATAATGGCTGGATTAGTTATAGTAATTTTAATATAGAGAAAACAAGAAAAGAAAAGTTGCTTTCGGTTATTAATGATTTTCACAATGTTATTGGATATGTTTATTATCCTATAAAAAATTATTGGTTATTAGGAAAGTTTTTAGAAAAACGGCATGGGATATTTTTTGTAGAATCATTAGATTTACAAGAATTAGGCAAATTTTTGAAAAAAAGAATTTATCCTTTTATTTTGTTATTGGATTATCAAAAAAAACATAATTGTTTTTATGAAGAAAAGATTGATAGTATGAGTTTTTTTTTGAAAAATTATATTTATGCTTTTCAGTGGTTTTTTTTGTCTATAATTTTTATTGTTTTTTATTTAAAAAAATAG
- the alaS gene encoding alanine--tRNA ligase: MKRLEIKKVFIDYFYKNNHHIVDSTSLIPSDDSTLLFVNSGMVQFKNIFLGLEEPIVHNVASVQRCMRVSGKHNDFESIGYTKRHHTFFEMLGNFSFGGYFKYEAIYYAWDFLLNFLNLSEDKLWITIYEKDKETEDIWLNKIGVSSKRLIRRGKDSNFWSMGDIGPCGPCTEIFYDNGDSILFDFNDFYVGNRYVEIWNIVFMQFNKDKYGKLSLLSRFSVDTGMGLERITSVMQGVKDNYDIDLFKYIIDKIKKLGIIDSDKKSVCLKIISDHIRSCSFLIMDGVLPENVGRGYILRRIIRRAIKYGNKLGLISPFFYKLVDSLVFLMGTEYPELLSSKEKIKEILMQEELRFNHTLNRGIIFLKREMNYSKNKEISGNVAFKLYDTYGVPLDLMLDIVKDYNFFIDVKEFDRLMKKRQELSRSFLKHSINVKDDFLICKNFNSTEFFGYDHFTIKAKIIALFIDNKSISILDNYKVRSIIVLDKTVFFAESGGQVGDSGQIFSNDGSIFFVKNAKFFGKNIFHYGYLKKGKFFINQEVVIEINILRRCAISSNHTAIHLLYSVLKEVLGIHVRQCGSLIEDKRARFDFFHFDKVSLNSLYEIEDSINNKIRSNYLVLIKYKQKKDFKNINTGFSFSSQRYSENLRIVSIGKDISQEFCCGTHVKSTGSIGLCKIISENGISSGVRRIEIKTGYYAFSWIRERINQLQTISNHFNTTTEFIVNKVLNIIEKEKNIEKKLNELNRKMSLYFIKTLLKNMKEINGISFLIEQIKSDVVDNVKVLKNTLELINKELESTILIIFFIKKNKLNVISSISRNIVMYFPKIIDIIKVLCDRGGGNDCIAQGGGDIPDDLNIRIKSVKSIINKYSMMFNK; the protein is encoded by the coding sequence ATGAAAAGATTAGAAATAAAAAAAGTTTTTATTGATTATTTTTATAAAAATAATCACCATATTGTGGATTCGACTTCTTTAATTCCTTCAGATGATTCTACGTTATTGTTTGTTAATTCCGGTATGGTTCAGTTTAAAAATATTTTTCTTGGTTTGGAAGAACCAATTGTTCATAATGTTGCTAGTGTGCAGCGTTGTATGCGTGTTAGTGGTAAACATAATGATTTTGAAAGTATTGGATATACAAAAAGACATCATACATTTTTTGAGATGTTAGGTAATTTTAGTTTTGGTGGCTATTTTAAGTATGAAGCTATTTATTATGCTTGGGATTTTTTATTAAATTTTTTAAATTTGTCAGAAGATAAATTGTGGATTACTATTTATGAAAAAGATAAAGAAACTGAAGATATTTGGTTAAATAAAATAGGTGTATCCAGTAAAAGATTGATACGAAGGGGAAAAGATAGTAATTTTTGGTCTATGGGAGATATTGGTCCTTGTGGTCCTTGTACTGAAATTTTTTATGATAATGGAGATTCTATTTTGTTTGATTTTAATGATTTTTATGTGGGAAATCGTTATGTAGAGATTTGGAATATTGTATTTATGCAATTTAATAAAGATAAATATGGAAAGTTAAGTCTTTTATCTAGATTTTCTGTAGATACTGGAATGGGTTTAGAACGAATTACTTCTGTAATGCAAGGGGTGAAGGATAATTATGATATAGATCTTTTTAAGTATATTATTGATAAAATAAAAAAATTAGGAATTATAGATAGTGATAAGAAAAGTGTTTGTTTAAAAATAATTTCCGATCATATTAGATCATGTTCTTTTTTGATTATGGATGGAGTATTACCAGAAAATGTAGGTAGAGGATATATATTGCGTCGTATTATTAGAAGAGCTATTAAATATGGAAATAAATTAGGATTAATTTCTCCTTTTTTTTATAAATTGGTGGATTCTTTAGTTTTTTTGATGGGAACTGAGTATCCAGAATTATTAAGTTCTAAAGAAAAAATAAAAGAAATTTTAATGCAGGAGGAATTACGTTTTAATCATACTTTAAATAGAGGAATTATTTTTTTAAAAAGAGAGATGAATTATTCAAAAAATAAAGAAATTTCTGGAAATGTGGCATTTAAATTATATGATACTTATGGTGTTCCATTGGATTTAATGTTAGATATTGTTAAAGATTATAATTTTTTTATTGATGTAAAAGAGTTTGATAGATTAATGAAAAAACGACAAGAGTTATCAAGGAGTTTTTTAAAACATTCTATTAATGTAAAAGATGATTTTTTAATATGTAAGAATTTTAATTCTACTGAATTTTTTGGATACGATCATTTTACGATAAAAGCAAAAATTATTGCTTTATTTATTGATAATAAGTCAATTTCTATTTTAGACAATTATAAAGTTAGAAGTATAATTGTTCTTGATAAAACTGTATTTTTCGCTGAAAGTGGAGGACAAGTAGGTGATTCTGGACAGATATTCTCTAATGATGGTAGTATTTTTTTTGTAAAAAATGCTAAGTTTTTTGGAAAAAATATTTTTCATTATGGATATTTAAAAAAAGGAAAGTTTTTTATTAATCAAGAGGTTGTTATTGAAATTAATATTCTTAGGCGTTGTGCAATATCTTCTAATCATACTGCGATTCACTTATTATATAGTGTATTGAAGGAAGTTCTTGGAATTCATGTGCGTCAATGTGGATCTTTGATAGAGGATAAACGTGCTAGATTTGATTTTTTTCATTTTGATAAAGTATCTTTAAATTCTTTATATGAAATTGAGGATAGTATAAATAATAAAATTAGGTCTAATTATTTAGTATTGATAAAGTATAAGCAAAAAAAAGATTTTAAAAATATAAATACTGGATTTTCCTTTAGTAGTCAACGTTATAGTGAAAATTTGAGAATTGTATCTATAGGGAAAGATATATCACAAGAATTTTGTTGTGGTACTCATGTAAAGAGTACAGGAAGTATTGGATTATGTAAGATAATTTCTGAGAATGGTATTTCTAGCGGTGTAAGAAGGATAGAAATAAAAACTGGTTATTATGCTTTTTCTTGGATTCGTGAAAGAATAAACCAATTACAAACAATTTCAAATCATTTTAATACAACAACGGAATTTATTGTAAATAAAGTATTAAATATTATAGAGAAAGAAAAAAATATAGAAAAAAAATTAAATGAACTAAATAGAAAAATGTCTTTATATTTTATAAAAACTTTACTTAAAAATATGAAAGAAATTAATGGAATTAGTTTTTTAATTGAGCAAATAAAAAGTGATGTTGTGGATAATGTTAAAGTATTAAAGAATACATTAGAGTTAATAAATAAAGAACTTGAAAGCACGATTTTAATTATATTTTTTATAAAGAAAAATAAACTTAATGTTATATCTAGTATCAGTAGGAATATTGTTATGTATTTTCCAAAAATTATAGATATTATTAAAGTATTATGTGATCGTGGTGGTGGAAATGATTGTATTGCTCAAGGAGGTGGAGATATACCAGATGATTTAAATATACGAATCAAATCAGTAAAATCTATAATTAACAAATATTCGATGATGTTTAATAAATAA
- the guaA gene encoding glutamine-hydrolyzing GMP synthase, which yields MLKIKKRNSIIVFDFGSQYTRLIAKRIREMGVVCNICLYNVDINFLKSLFPCGIILSGGPYSVNSISHIKVPKYLFDLEIPILGICYGMQIMVAQLGGKICSVNKLESGHTEVFLSKNSNSLLENIYDRKNSKNIRVLDVWMSHKDHIVTLPKNFDIICSTSNRVIAGIANEKKFWYGLQFHPEVTQTLQGVKILERFVIDICSANVCFMKTNIIDKIIFDIKGKVKNDKVLLALSGGLDSLVVAKLLFMAIKNNLICIFINTGLLDYNFIRRIIDDFTKDTGINVIRINAEDKFLNALSGIVSPEKKRKIIGSVFAKIFIDNARKFSDINWLAQGTIYSDVIESSLINDFNDFSFKIKTHHNVGGLPPNFNLNLIEPIRDLFKDEVKDIALKLGLSCDIVYNHPFPGPGFSIRIVGEVKRRYINILKKSDEIYIRELKRYDLYHKVDQAFSIFLPIKTVGIIGDNRLYEYVICLRAIKSMDFMTARIVKLPWDFLENVSNKIINEVEEVSRVVYDISGKPPSTIEWE from the coding sequence ATGTTAAAAATTAAAAAAAGAAATTCTATAATAGTTTTTGATTTTGGTTCACAATATACAAGATTAATTGCTAAAAGAATTCGTGAAATGGGAGTTGTTTGCAATATTTGTTTATACAATGTAGATATTAATTTTTTAAAGAGTTTATTTCCTTGTGGAATAATTTTGTCTGGAGGTCCATATTCTGTAAATTCTATATCGCATATTAAAGTTCCTAAATATTTATTTGATTTAGAAATACCTATATTAGGTATTTGTTATGGAATGCAAATCATGGTTGCACAATTAGGTGGAAAGATTTGTTCTGTGAATAAGTTAGAATCTGGTCATACAGAGGTTTTTTTGTCCAAAAATAGTAATAGTTTGTTAGAAAATATTTATGATAGGAAAAATAGTAAAAATATTAGGGTTTTAGATGTTTGGATGAGTCATAAAGATCATATTGTTACTTTACCAAAAAATTTTGATATTATTTGCAGTACAAGCAATAGGGTGATTGCAGGTATAGCAAATGAAAAAAAATTTTGGTATGGATTACAATTTCATCCTGAGGTTACACAAACTTTACAAGGAGTAAAAATTTTAGAAAGGTTTGTTATTGATATTTGTAGTGCAAATGTTTGTTTTATGAAAACAAATATTATAGATAAGATTATTTTTGATATTAAAGGTAAAGTTAAAAATGATAAAGTACTATTAGCTTTATCTGGTGGTTTGGATTCTTTAGTAGTAGCTAAATTACTTTTTATGGCAATAAAAAATAATTTAATTTGTATATTTATTAATACAGGATTATTAGATTATAACTTTATTCGTAGAATAATAGATGATTTTACGAAAGATACTGGGATAAATGTTATTAGAATAAATGCTGAAGATAAATTTTTAAATGCTTTAAGTGGTATTGTTTCTCCAGAAAAAAAAAGAAAGATTATAGGTTCTGTTTTTGCTAAAATATTTATTGATAATGCAAGAAAGTTTTCTGATATTAATTGGTTAGCTCAAGGTACTATTTATTCAGATGTTATTGAATCTTCATTAATTAATGATTTTAATGATTTTTCTTTTAAAATTAAAACGCATCATAATGTTGGAGGATTACCACCTAATTTTAATTTGAATTTAATAGAACCTATTAGAGATTTATTCAAGGATGAAGTCAAAGATATAGCTTTAAAATTAGGATTATCTTGTGATATAGTTTATAATCATCCATTTCCGGGACCTGGATTTAGTATTCGTATTGTAGGAGAAGTTAAAAGAAGATATATTAATATTTTAAAAAAATCTGATGAAATTTATATTAGAGAATTAAAAAGATATGATCTTTATCATAAAGTGGATCAAGCATTTTCTATTTTTCTTCCAATTAAGACTGTTGGAATTATTGGAGATAATAGATTATATGAGTATGTTATTTGTTTAAGAGCTATAAAGAGTATGGATTTTATGACAGCTAGAATTGTAAAATTACCTTGGGATTTTTTAGAAAATGTTTCTAACAAAATTATTAATGAAGTTGAAGAAGTATCTAGAGTAGTTTATGATATTTCTGGAAAACCTCCATCAACAATAGAATGGGAATAG
- the minE gene encoding cell division topological specificity factor MinE, with the protein MNLLNFFKKEKFSSKTAKERLKIIISHENSNEDTKNKLLELEKEIISVITKYIHINKDQINIHLKKINNHSSTIELNITMPHIK; encoded by the coding sequence ATGAATCTATTAAATTTCTTCAAAAAAGAAAAATTTTCTTCAAAAACTGCAAAAGAACGATTAAAAATTATTATTTCTCACGAAAATTCTAATGAAGATACAAAAAATAAATTATTAGAATTAGAAAAAGAAATTATAAGTGTAATAACAAAATATATTCATATAAATAAAGATCAAATAAATATTCATTTAAAGAAAATCAATAATCACAGTTCTACTATAGAACTAAATATAACAATGCCACATATAAAATAA